In the Candidatus Bathyarchaeia archaeon genome, ATATGCCTGCTTGTGACCTCTGTTGCCTTTGCACTTATGGAAAATGTGACCTAACCGCAGGCAAACGCGGCGCTTGCGGCCTTGACATGGCGGCTCAGTCATCACGTATTGTGCTTCTGTCTTGCTGTATTGGCGCAGCAACCCACACTGCACACGCCCGACACGTAGTTCACCATTTAATCGAAACATACGGGCGCAGATACCCGCTTGACGTCGGCGGCTTAAACATCAAAGTAGAAGCCCCAATCACAAGACTTGTCTGCGGCATTAAACCCGAAACCATCGGCGACTTGGAAGAAGCCCTAGACTACGCAGAAGAACAAGTCACCCAATGTCTAGCATCCGTCCACACAGGACAAGAAGGCAACAACCTTGACTTCGAATCCAAAGCCTTCCACGTCGGCATGATTGACCACCTCGGCATGGAAATCGCCGATATCGCCCAAATTTCCGTTTACGATTTTCCTAAAGCCAACCCTGAAGCACCCCTAATTCAGATGGGCATCGGAACAGTTGACCAAACTAAACCCGTAATCATGTGCATCGGACACAACGTCGTTCCATCCGTAGGCATCATCGACTACATGCAAGACACTGGCGTAGCCGAAAACATCGAAGTCGTCGGCTTATGCTGCACCGCAATCGACAACACACGATACTACGACCGAGGCAAAATCGTCGGGCCTATCTCATGGCAACTCCGCTTCATACGTAGCGGCTTTGCCGACGTCGTCGTCTTAGACGAACAATGTGTCCGAACCGACGCTTACCTCGAAGCACAAGCCGTCAAAGCCCCAGTAATTGCGGCTTCCGAAAAGAACTGCTTGGGCTTTAAGAATCGAACAAACGACCCAGCAGACGAAATCGTCGCTGACCTCGTAAACGCCAAAGTCCCTGGTGTCCTAATTCTTGACCCTGAAAAAGTCGGCGAAGTCGCAGTGAAAACTGCACAAAAAGTTGCACCCCTACGAAAGAAGTTCAAGATTCTACCCTCCAACGAAGAAATCGTCCAGTTATCTTCCACTTGCCGCCAATGCAGCCTCTGCCAACGCTCCTGCCCTCAAAACCTCAAAATCCCTGAAGCTCTCAAAGCGGCATCTGAAGGCGACCTCTCCCTGCTAACTGAAATCTACGAAGCATGCATCGGATGCGGAAGATGCGAAGAAGTCTGCCCCGTTAAACTCCCAATTCACAGCTTCATCGTGAAATCTGCTGAACGCGAAATGTTTGAAGAGAAAAACTATTGCCGCTCTGGCCGAGGCGCAGTTCAAGACGTTGAAATCCGAAGTGTCGGTGGACCCCTCGTTTTGGGTGAAATCCCAGGCATTCTTGCCGTAGTCGGATGCGCTAACTATCCACGCGGCGGCAAAGACGTCTATGACATCTGCAGAGAATTCGCAAGCAGACGCTTCATCGTTGTCACCACTGGTTGCTCCGCTATGTCCGCTGGCTCCTACAAGAACGAAGACGGCCTGACCCTCTACGAAGAGTTCCCAGGCGACTTCGCAGCAGGCGGCGTAGTCAACATCGGCTCATGCGTTGCAAACTCCCACATATCTGGTGCAGCCATCAAAGTTGCAAACATCTTCGCTAAACGACCCCTACGCGGCAACTACGAAGAAATCGCAGATTACATCTACAACCGTGTAGGCGCAGTTGGTTTGGCCTGGGGCGCCTTCTCACAGAAAGCCTCCTCCATCGCAGCTGGCTTTTGGCGGTTAGGTGTTCCAGTGCTTGTTGGTCCACACGGAAACAAATACCGACGTATGCTCCTAGGCAGAAGCGATAAACCCGAAGATTGGTACACAATTGACGCCCGTACCGGCGAACAAGTCTACACTGGACCCGCGCCCGAACATCTGTTTCAATCGGTCGAAACCAAAGAAGAAGCCATGGTTGCTATCGCAAAATTGACGCTTAGACCAAACGACACTTGGAAGGGACGCTCAGGAAAACTATCCCACTACATAGACCTGCACAAACGCCACTACGGCTCAATGCCCCAAGACCTACACCTGTACATTCGCACGTTGGCTGATGTTCCAATCACCATGAAAGACGAAATCCTCAAGGTATTGAAGGAGAAAGACTGGAAAGAAAATCAAATCCCCGACCCCACAATTCTTCCAAGAATGGTCAGAACAATGAAACAGTAGGTGGAACATGATGTTGAAACAAACAACCCAAGAAGTAACCCTAACAATTGATGGGCAAGAAGTAAAAGCCCCCGAAGGCGCAACACTCCTTAACGTCGCAAGACAAATCGGCATTGACATCCCAACCCTATGCTACCACGCCGAAGTTTCTCCCTTCGGCGCCTGCCGTCTCTGCTCCGTGGAAGTAACCAAAAACGGTCGAACCAAAGTCGTAACCTCCTGTAACTACCCTATCGAAGAAGGCATAGTTGTCCAGACAAACTCCGAAAAAATCCAGAAAGTTCGCAAAGGCATCTTAGCACTTTTGATGGCGCGGTGCCCCAAGTCCGTCAAACTGAAAAACTTAGGCAAAGCCTACGGCTTAGAGGAACACGGGCTGTGGGAATCAGACCCTGAGGAAGACTGTATCCTCTGCGGTTTATGTGTGCGTGTTTGTAAAGAATTAGTTGGTGTTTCTGCCATAAACTTTGCTCAACGCGGTGTTGAACGCGAAGTAACCGCTCCCTACCACAAATTCTCTGACGACTGCATCGGATGCGGTGCATGTGCCCTGGTTTGCCCCACTGGCTCAAAGAAAATCCGAACCTACACCTACGCAACCATGGCTCCCCTGAAAGGAACCCGCGACGACATCTTTGGCGTCCACACCGAAATGTTCTCAGCCAAAGCTGCTGACGCAGAAGGTAACTTGGTGAAAGCACTGCTGACTGCCGGCTTTAGAAGTGGCTTATTTGACACTGCAGTTTTTGCACAACGCAAAGAAGGCAGCGAATATGCCGCCGAAGCAGTTATTGTTGAAAACGCTGGCGACGCTGCGAAGGCAAAAGAGGCTCCTCTGCTGAGAGTTAAAACAATGTCTACCTTGCTGGACGCAGTTGAAATGGGTAAACGCAAGATTGCCTTTGTCGGCTTACCCTGCCAAGTGCGTGCAGTGCGCAAAATGCAAACAAGCATGCAGCAGGAGATGCCTGATTTGGACATAACCTCCATAGGCTTATTCTGTAGACAATCTTTTGACCCTAAGAAACTCAAAGAAGAAGTCAAGAAACTCTTCAATGTTGACTTGGGTCAAGCTGAGAGCGTTCAGATAAGCGGAGACAAATTCGTGATGAAAGCGAATGGTCAAGAATACTCCTGTGACCTAACTCAACTTGACAACGCTATAGAAGTAGGCTGCACCTACTGCAACGACTTCCCCGCGATGTTTGCTGACTTGGCGGTTGGCGCTGCAGGAAGCCGCGCAGAATGCCCCACAGTGATTGTGCGAACTGAGAAAGGCAAAGCATTACTGGACACCACAAACCTAACCAAAGGCGACGTTAAGAAAGACGAAATTGCGGCGTTGTCGGAATCCAAGAAGAACCGTGCAAAAGAGCACACAGCACCTATCCTTAAGGAGATACTTGCACAACGTGCAAAGAAGGTGGAGTAAATGGCAACAAACGTAACAAACGAGCAATTAGACAAAATAATAGACAAATACGAGGGTAAAGAAGGCGTCCTAATTCAGCTCCTCTTGGACATCCAACGCGCCGTAAACTGGATACCCAAAGAAGCCATCACCCGAATAAACGAGCGTCTGGGCATACCTGTAAGCGAAATCTACCGCGTTGCAAGCTTCTACACCGCCATCAGCCTCAAACCCCGCGGCAAACACCTAGTGCGCGTCTGCGCTGGAACTGCCTGCTACGTTCGCGGCGGACAAAGAATCTTGGACGCTGCCGAACAAGCCATCGGAATAAAAGCAGGTGAAACTTCAAGCGACCTGAAATTCACGCTTGAAACAGTGAACTGCTTAGGCTGCTGTGCATTGGGACCAGTTGTAGAAATCAACGGAAAATACTACGGAACCACCACCCCCAAACAGATTAAAAAAATTATTGAAAACAAACGGAGTGCCTAACCATGACACACCTTAACTCTCCAGCTGAACTGGAACAACTTCAAAAACAAATTCTTGCAAGCAAAGACCCCAATCAGGTAATCGTTTCGATTTGCACAAGCACCGGCTGTGAAGCTTTAGGCGCACAAGACGTCCTTGAAACCCTAAAGGCTGAACTCAAAAAACACGGCTTGGAAGGCAAAGTTAAGATTCGCGAAACTGGCTGTTTGGGCTTCTGTGAGCAAGGTCCAAGACTTGTCATTTACCCACAAGGCGTCTACTACTTCAAAGTGCAAGCTTCTGATGTGCCTGACATAGTCGAAAAAACCCTCCTCAAAAATGAAGTCGTAAAACGCATCCTCTACAAAGACAACGTCACCGAAAGAATCACTGAGAAACTCTCTGATGTGCCCTTCTACAAGTACCAAAACCGGCTGCTGCTGGAAAACAACGCCAAAGTTGACCCTAAGAAAATTGACGACTACATCGCCTTAGGCGGCTACTCTGCATTAGCTAAATCCATCTCCAAGATGACTCCCGAAGGCGTGCTTGAAGAAATCAAGAAATCCAAGCTTCGAGGTCGCGGAGGCGGCGGTTTCCCCACTGGACGCAAATGGGAATCAACCCGCAAAGCCGAAGGTGAACCCAAATACGTCATTGTAAACTGTGACGAGGGCGACCCAGGCGCTTTCATGAACCGCGCGTTGATGGAAGGCAACCCCCACAGCATCCTTGAAGGATTAATCATCGCTGCATACGCGGTTGGCGCAAGCGAAGGCTTCCTTTACGTCCGTCAAGAGTACCCTCTGGCAGTAGAAAACATGCAGCTGGCCATCGAAGAAGCAGAGAAACACGGCTTGCTCGGCAGCAACATTCTGGGCTCCACCTTTAACTTCAAAGTATCCATCCACAGAGGCGCAGGCGCCTTCGTTTCAGGCGAATCCACTGCACTCATGAACGCCATTGAAGGCAAAGTGGGTGAACCAAGACCAAAATACGTGCACACCTCCGACAAGGGTCTCTACGACAAACCAAGCGTCCTCAACAACGTAGAAACCTACGCTAACGTTCCCATGATCATAAACAACGGCGCGGAATGGTTCCAGAAAATCGGCACCGAAGGTAGCAAAGGCACCAAGATATTTGCCCTTGCAGGCAAAGTCAACAACACAGGCTTGGTTGAAGTTCCCTTCGGCGTGACCCTGCGAGACATCATCTTCAAGATCGGCGGCGGTATCCGCAACAACAAGAAATTCAAAGCTGTCCAGACTGGTGGTCCTTCCGGCGGAGTTATCCCCAAACAGTACTTGGATTACCCAGTTGACTTTGATGAGCTCTCTAAGCTTGGCTCCATGATGGGTTCAGGCGGCATGATTGTGCTGGACTCAGACACCTGCATGGTTGACGTAGCTCGATACTTCATCAACTTCCTCTGCGACGAATCTTGTGGTCAATGTGTCCCCTGCCGTGAAGGTCTAAAGCAAGCCCGTAAAATCCTTGATGACATCGTAACTGGCAACGGTAAACCCGGCGACTTTGAGAAACTGCAGCAGATTGCTGAAACCATGAGTGTTGCATCGCTTTGTGCGTTGGGTCAAACTGCAGCAAACCCCATGCTAACAACGCTTCGCCACTTCAAAAAAGAATACCTTGCCCACCTCGAAGAGAAACGTTGCCCCGCCTTGGTCTGCAAGCCGCTGCTTACCTTCTACATTGACCCCGAGAAATGCACTGGCTGCCAATACTGCGCTATGAGCTGCCCTGAACACGCAATTGAAGGTGCAATGGATAAAATCCACGTGATTAACCAAGACAAATGCACCAAATGTGGAACCTGCTTTGACATGTGTCCACCTGAATACTCTTCAGTAAAGAAGCTCTCTGGAGAACCCGCGCCTTCACCGATTCCTGAAGACCACCGTTGGATTAAACGACCTTGGGCTCTTGCTGAGGTTTCAGGAACCAAGAAAGCTCACATAATCTCCAACGCCAAAGTTGCAGCTGAACTTGTCTCGAAGGCTACCCACCCGCTTCTCATCGTGGGCTCTAACGCCGTTGAGAACGAGTACGAAGGCAAGAACCTGATTGATTACATGATAGAGTTTGCAAAGAAAGTCAACATGCCCGTTGTCGCTACAGCACAGACCGTCAATGAATTCCTAAAGCGAGGCTACACTCCTGCTGGCGCAATGTCTGCTACTGAAATCGGCTGCCGACTAGTTGACCCTGAATGGAACGGCATCGACTCTAAAGGTCCACATGACATGGCAATCTTCGTTGGCGTACCAATGGTGACTGCTGTTGAAGTCTTATCTGGGCTGAAGAACTTCGCTCCCAAGCTTAAGACTTTAAACTTGGACAACATGTATAATCAGCATGCAAGCTGGTCTTTGCCTAGCTCAACGGTGAAAGATTGGGTTGCTACCCTCACAGTCATGACTTCAAAATTAGAAGAAGATGGAGGAAACTGAGAAAATGTCAATGTTT is a window encoding:
- the cdhB gene encoding CO dehydrogenase/acetyl-CoA synthase complex subunit epsilon; its protein translation is MTHLNSPAELEQLQKQILASKDPNQVIVSICTSTGCEALGAQDVLETLKAELKKHGLEGKVKIRETGCLGFCEQGPRLVIYPQGVYYFKVQASDVPDIVEKTLLKNEVVKRILYKDNVTERITEKLSDVPFYKYQNRLLLENNAKVDPKKIDDYIALGGYSALAKSISKMTPEGVLEEIKKSKLRGRGGGGFPTGRKWESTRKAEGEPKYVIVNCDEGDPGAFMNRALMEGNPHSILEGLIIAAYAVGASEGFLYVRQEYPLAVENMQLAIEEAEKHGLLGSNILGSTFNFKVSIHRGAGAFVSGESTALMNAIEGKVGEPRPKYVHTSDKGLYDKPSVLNNVETYANVPMIINNGAEWFQKIGTEGSKGTKIFALAGKVNNTGLVEVPFGVTLRDIIFKIGGGIRNNKKFKAVQTGGPSGGVIPKQYLDYPVDFDELSKLGSMMGSGGMIVLDSDTCMVDVARYFINFLCDESCGQCVPCREGLKQARKILDDIVTGNGKPGDFEKLQQIAETMSVASLCALGQTAANPMLTTLRHFKKEYLAHLEEKRCPALVCKPLLTFYIDPEKCTGCQYCAMSCPEHAIEGAMDKIHVINQDKCTKCGTCFDMCPPEYSSVKKLSGEPAPSPIPEDHRWIKRPWALAEVSGTKKAHIISNAKVAAELVSKATHPLLIVGSNAVENEYEGKNLIDYMIEFAKKVNMPVVATAQTVNEFLKRGYTPAGAMSATEIGCRLVDPEWNGIDSKGPHDMAIFVGVPMVTAVEVLSGLKNFAPKLKTLNLDNMYNQHASWSLPSSTVKDWVATLTVMTSKLEEDGGN
- the nuoE gene encoding NADH-quinone oxidoreductase subunit NuoE translates to MATNVTNEQLDKIIDKYEGKEGVLIQLLLDIQRAVNWIPKEAITRINERLGIPVSEIYRVASFYTAISLKPRGKHLVRVCAGTACYVRGGQRILDAAEQAIGIKAGETSSDLKFTLETVNCLGCCALGPVVEINGKYYGTTTPKQIKKIIENKRSA
- the cdhA gene encoding CO dehydrogenase/acetyl-CoA synthase complex subunit alpha — translated: MKIGELKTNNGLIKNLDLSIGKIVDDSWAEPMGPTPFPSIASLRDWDLKLLNRYKPFYMPACDLCCLCTYGKCDLTAGKRGACGLDMAAQSSRIVLLSCCIGAATHTAHARHVVHHLIETYGRRYPLDVGGLNIKVEAPITRLVCGIKPETIGDLEEALDYAEEQVTQCLASVHTGQEGNNLDFESKAFHVGMIDHLGMEIADIAQISVYDFPKANPEAPLIQMGIGTVDQTKPVIMCIGHNVVPSVGIIDYMQDTGVAENIEVVGLCCTAIDNTRYYDRGKIVGPISWQLRFIRSGFADVVVLDEQCVRTDAYLEAQAVKAPVIAASEKNCLGFKNRTNDPADEIVADLVNAKVPGVLILDPEKVGEVAVKTAQKVAPLRKKFKILPSNEEIVQLSSTCRQCSLCQRSCPQNLKIPEALKAASEGDLSLLTEIYEACIGCGRCEEVCPVKLPIHSFIVKSAEREMFEEKNYCRSGRGAVQDVEIRSVGGPLVLGEIPGILAVVGCANYPRGGKDVYDICREFASRRFIVVTTGCSAMSAGSYKNEDGLTLYEEFPGDFAAGGVVNIGSCVANSHISGAAIKVANIFAKRPLRGNYEEIADYIYNRVGAVGLAWGAFSQKASSIAAGFWRLGVPVLVGPHGNKYRRMLLGRSDKPEDWYTIDARTGEQVYTGPAPEHLFQSVETKEEAMVAIAKLTLRPNDTWKGRSGKLSHYIDLHKRHYGSMPQDLHLYIRTLADVPITMKDEILKVLKEKDWKENQIPDPTILPRMVRTMKQ
- a CDS encoding Coenzyme F420 hydrogenase/dehydrogenase, beta subunit C-terminal domain, translated to MLKQTTQEVTLTIDGQEVKAPEGATLLNVARQIGIDIPTLCYHAEVSPFGACRLCSVEVTKNGRTKVVTSCNYPIEEGIVVQTNSEKIQKVRKGILALLMARCPKSVKLKNLGKAYGLEEHGLWESDPEEDCILCGLCVRVCKELVGVSAINFAQRGVEREVTAPYHKFSDDCIGCGACALVCPTGSKKIRTYTYATMAPLKGTRDDIFGVHTEMFSAKAADAEGNLVKALLTAGFRSGLFDTAVFAQRKEGSEYAAEAVIVENAGDAAKAKEAPLLRVKTMSTLLDAVEMGKRKIAFVGLPCQVRAVRKMQTSMQQEMPDLDITSIGLFCRQSFDPKKLKEEVKKLFNVDLGQAESVQISGDKFVMKANGQEYSCDLTQLDNAIEVGCTYCNDFPAMFADLAVGAAGSRAECPTVIVRTEKGKALLDTTNLTKGDVKKDEIAALSESKKNRAKEHTAPILKEILAQRAKKVE